A part of Candidatus Binatia bacterium genomic DNA contains:
- a CDS encoding MMPL family transporter, with translation MIPQRFIDAYLRFLLNYRRSVSIIIAAITLFFAYSLKDLTLHTDFFDFYPRQHPYIKIYNEFRRMFGSANVLQIIIKKKNGDIYNPETLQKVDRVTKFIIETKGVVPYQILSIASPKMKSINTFRGAVQIREVYYPGVPRTQEDADRVKFAVYATKGIHGVYVAEDDSAALVTAGFWEEALDFNYLYHRLEQLKAQENDENHEIMITGFPYLFTSIMRYAPQVLWVFGLTFFTIGVLLWVYFRTWTGIWVPLFSAFLSTIWGVAFGHLMGFNLDPLVMVIPIFLTARAISHSVQSMDRYHEEYHRLGDKHQAIVVSYGALFPPAIAAIVTDGLGILLVALAPIPLIQKVALFASFWIISIFISVVTLHPIILAYIDPPAAPGHDTDDRWSEKFYKAITDFTIWSSAGWRRYAVLVMTLVLFVGSFLIGRTLKVGDMTPGAALLFPDHPYNQAYDVLNHDFLGANQLIAIADTKAPDNIKTREPLELMEEFGTEMEEVEGAALSVSVVNIVKQLARLYHEGEPKWGFIPDNPKNIAQLFYTFTQSGQAGDLDRFIDPSYQFGTVVTLFRGHSNAIITNAIERAREFAKQHQTDAIEFRLAGGMFGILAAVNEKVEESYWTTLGIVFSVVALCLYLTYGSLAATILLMIPVVGAQFVCEAVMVLWKIDLNVNSLPVAAAGAGCGVDYGIYHFSRMLDTFDEGRDVDDAVDYATATTGRAIIFTASTMFASTIFWWFSSLKFQAEMGLLLSLLMAFNTVGGLIVVPALVKVWRPKFLLDRRDAARARLAREGAQTPQTHAAS, from the coding sequence ATGATCCCCCAGAGATTCATCGACGCTTATCTCCGCTTCCTCCTGAACTACCGGAGGAGCGTCAGCATCATCATCGCGGCGATCACGCTGTTCTTCGCGTACTCGCTGAAGGACCTGACGCTGCACACGGACTTCTTCGACTTCTATCCGCGGCAGCATCCGTACATCAAAATCTACAACGAGTTCCGGCGGATGTTCGGCTCGGCGAACGTCCTCCAGATCATCATCAAGAAGAAGAACGGCGACATCTACAACCCGGAGACGCTGCAGAAGGTCGACCGGGTCACCAAGTTCATCATCGAGACCAAGGGCGTCGTGCCCTACCAGATCCTCTCGATCGCGTCGCCGAAGATGAAGAGCATCAACACCTTCCGCGGCGCGGTGCAGATCCGGGAGGTGTACTACCCCGGAGTTCCGCGGACGCAGGAGGACGCGGATCGCGTCAAGTTCGCGGTCTATGCCACCAAGGGCATCCACGGCGTCTACGTCGCCGAGGACGACTCCGCGGCGCTGGTCACGGCGGGCTTCTGGGAGGAAGCCCTCGACTTCAACTACCTCTACCACCGGCTCGAGCAGCTGAAGGCGCAGGAGAACGACGAGAACCACGAGATCATGATCACGGGGTTCCCGTACCTGTTCACCTCGATCATGCGGTACGCTCCGCAGGTCCTGTGGGTCTTCGGGCTGACCTTCTTCACCATCGGCGTGCTGCTCTGGGTCTACTTCCGAACGTGGACCGGCATCTGGGTGCCGCTGTTCTCGGCCTTCCTATCCACGATCTGGGGCGTCGCGTTCGGTCACCTCATGGGCTTCAACCTCGACCCGCTCGTGATGGTGATTCCGATCTTCCTGACCGCACGCGCGATCAGCCACTCGGTCCAGTCGATGGACCGCTACCACGAGGAGTACCACCGCCTGGGTGACAAGCATCAGGCGATCGTGGTGTCGTACGGTGCGCTGTTCCCGCCGGCGATCGCGGCGATCGTCACCGACGGTCTCGGCATACTGCTGGTGGCGCTGGCGCCGATTCCGCTCATTCAGAAGGTCGCTCTGTTCGCGAGCTTCTGGATCATCTCGATCTTCATCAGCGTCGTCACGCTGCACCCGATCATCCTGGCCTACATCGACCCGCCGGCTGCTCCGGGGCACGACACCGACGACCGCTGGTCCGAGAAGTTCTACAAGGCGATCACCGACTTCACGATCTGGTCGAGCGCCGGCTGGCGTCGCTACGCGGTCCTGGTGATGACGCTGGTGCTCTTCGTCGGCTCGTTCCTCATCGGACGGACGCTGAAGGTCGGCGACATGACGCCCGGCGCGGCGCTGCTCTTCCCCGACCATCCGTACAACCAGGCGTACGACGTCCTCAACCACGACTTCCTCGGCGCCAATCAGCTGATCGCGATCGCCGACACCAAGGCGCCGGACAACATCAAGACGCGCGAGCCGCTCGAGCTGATGGAGGAGTTCGGCACCGAGATGGAGGAGGTCGAGGGCGCCGCGCTCTCGGTCTCGGTGGTGAACATCGTCAAGCAGCTCGCGCGCCTCTACCACGAGGGTGAGCCCAAGTGGGGCTTCATCCCGGACAACCCGAAGAACATCGCGCAGCTGTTCTACACGTTCACGCAGAGCGGCCAGGCGGGTGACCTCGATCGCTTCATCGACCCGTCGTACCAGTTCGGCACCGTGGTGACGCTGTTCCGCGGTCACTCGAACGCGATCATCACGAACGCGATCGAGAGGGCGCGCGAGTTCGCCAAGCAGCATCAGACCGACGCAATCGAGTTCCGCCTCGCGGGCGGCATGTTCGGCATCCTCGCGGCCGTGAACGAGAAGGTCGAGGAGTCGTACTGGACGACGCTCGGCATCGTCTTCTCGGTGGTCGCGCTCTGTCTCTACCTGACCTACGGCTCGCTCGCGGCGACCATCCTGCTGATGATCCCCGTGGTCGGCGCGCAGTTCGTCTGCGAGGCCGTCATGGTGCTGTGGAAGATCGACCTCAACGTGAACTCGCTGCCGGTCGCGGCTGCGGGCGCGGGGTGCGGCGTCGACTACGGCATCTACCACTTCAGTCGAATGCTCGACACGTTCGACGAGGGACGCGACGTCGACGACGCCGTCGACTACGCGACCGCGACGACCGGCCGGGCGATCATCTTCACGGCGAGCACGATGTTCGCGTCGACCATCTTCTGGTGGTTCTCGAGCCTGAAGTTCCAGGCCGAGATGGGCCTCCTGCTGTCGCTGCTGATGGCGTTCAACACGGTGGGCGGTCTGATCGTCGTTCCGGCGCTCGTGAAGGTGTGGCGGCCGAAGTTCCTGCTCGACCGCCGCGACGCAGCGCGGGCCAGGCTTGCGCGCGAGGGCGCGCAGACTCCTCAGACGCACGCGGCGAGTTGA
- a CDS encoding ATP-binding cassette domain-containing protein, translating into MPVEIQAERLRKTFGATVAVHEVTFSIERGEVVGFLGPNGAGKSTTLRMLTGVFPPTSGRATIAGHDVVRDSIAARRALGYLPERTALYGEMPVRRYLEFIADMKGVAKRDVTRAVERAMGAAGIEKVSHRLVGNLSKGYRQRVGIAQALIGDPPVLILDEPTSGLDPEQVTEIRALVRNLGSERTVILSTHILPEVETICSRVIIMNRGRILAVDSPARLEEHLRPYREFSVTAVGARDGLIRALRAVPHVVDAFVDGEEGEALRLVVRCEHGYDVRREIAGAVVGGGFGLVELKPVVMTLEEIFLTLVGDQREAPPVEEEKERAVAGR; encoded by the coding sequence GTGCCGGTAGAGATCCAGGCCGAGCGTCTGCGCAAGACGTTCGGTGCGACCGTCGCCGTGCACGAGGTGACGTTCAGCATCGAGCGCGGCGAGGTGGTCGGCTTCCTCGGTCCGAACGGCGCGGGCAAGAGCACGACCCTGCGCATGCTCACCGGGGTCTTCCCGCCGACCTCCGGTCGCGCGACGATCGCGGGACACGACGTCGTGCGCGACTCGATCGCCGCGCGCCGTGCGCTCGGCTACCTGCCCGAGCGTACGGCGCTCTACGGCGAGATGCCGGTGCGCCGCTACCTCGAGTTCATCGCCGACATGAAGGGGGTGGCGAAGCGCGACGTCACCCGCGCGGTGGAGCGCGCGATGGGCGCGGCCGGCATCGAGAAGGTGTCGCACCGCCTGGTCGGCAACCTGTCGAAGGGCTACCGCCAGCGGGTCGGCATCGCGCAGGCGCTGATCGGCGATCCGCCGGTCCTGATCCTCGACGAGCCGACGTCGGGCCTCGACCCCGAGCAGGTCACCGAGATCCGCGCGCTGGTGCGCAACCTCGGCTCCGAGCGCACCGTCATCCTGTCGACGCACATCCTGCCGGAGGTCGAGACCATCTGCTCGCGCGTCATCATCATGAACCGCGGGCGGATCCTCGCGGTCGACTCGCCGGCGCGTCTCGAGGAGCACCTGCGTCCCTACCGCGAGTTCTCGGTGACCGCGGTGGGCGCGCGCGACGGCTTGATCCGCGCGCTGCGTGCCGTGCCGCACGTCGTCGACGCCTTCGTCGATGGCGAGGAGGGCGAGGCGCTGCGCCTCGTGGTGCGCTGCGAGCACGGCTACGACGTCCGCCGCGAGATCGCGGGCGCCGTGGTCGGCGGCGGCTTCGGCCTCGTCGAGCTCAAGCCCGTCGTGATGACGCTGGAAGAGATCTTCCTCACGCTGGTTGGCGACCAACGCGAGGCGCCGCCGGTCGAGGAGGAGAAGGAGCGTGCCGTTGCGGGTCGTTAG
- a CDS encoding ABC transporter permease: MRVVSAIARRELAAYFGSPTAYVLLAVYLVLSGYFFYTDVALFVTFGAQVLSTGLWRFVFVDYRLVTLLVLPLVTMRLFAEERKLGTIELLWTLPVKDWQVILGKFLAAWLFFLTIVAMTTIPFIVFYAFFPFDLGPPIAGFVGLILLGTAFIACGIAASTLTENQVVAAMLTYGILVFFWFMTWNEAVGDERIIRVLLLLSLFDHYYNFATGSIQTADVAYFVVFIALFLFASLRSLQSRSWRGVV, encoded by the coding sequence TTGCGGGTCGTTAGCGCGATCGCACGTCGCGAGCTCGCGGCGTACTTCGGCTCACCCACGGCGTACGTGCTGCTCGCCGTCTATCTCGTCCTGTCCGGGTACTTCTTCTACACCGACGTCGCGCTGTTCGTGACCTTCGGCGCGCAGGTGCTGTCGACCGGACTCTGGCGCTTCGTGTTCGTCGACTACCGCCTGGTGACGCTGCTCGTCCTGCCGCTCGTCACCATGCGGCTGTTCGCCGAGGAGCGGAAGCTCGGCACGATCGAGCTCCTGTGGACGCTGCCGGTCAAGGACTGGCAGGTGATCCTCGGCAAGTTCCTCGCGGCGTGGCTCTTCTTCTTGACCATCGTCGCGATGACGACGATCCCGTTCATCGTCTTCTACGCCTTCTTCCCGTTCGACCTCGGACCGCCGATCGCGGGCTTCGTCGGTCTCATCCTGCTCGGCACGGCGTTCATCGCCTGCGGCATCGCCGCGTCGACGCTGACCGAGAACCAGGTGGTCGCGGCGATGCTGACCTACGGCATCCTGGTCTTCTTCTGGTTCATGACCTGGAACGAGGCGGTGGGCGACGAGCGCATCATCCGCGTGCTGCTGCTGCTGTCGCTGTTCGACCACTACTACAACTTCGCGACCGGCAGCATTCAGACCGCCGACGTCGCCTACTTCGTCGTCTTCATCGCGCTCTTCCTGTTCGCGAGCCTGCGCTCGCTGCAGAGCCGCTCGTGGCGAGGCGTCGTGTGA
- a CDS encoding DUF4350 domain-containing protein, producing the protein MARRRVKSRSTTMNWVWLGVEALLALTIAFLVIVLAWAHNVTLDLTPTKEHTLSDQAQRTARRLDKDVRITVFYNSQEQGRVRQIKDLLRRFADQSSHITFRMLDLDRSPLLANRYGIVNYNTGVVESGDRELLVRDVSEDELTTALIKLIEGRERIALFTVGHGENDPKSADPRSGLSQAAKALEAENYRIESTTDLRGGIPDEVVLLVVANPRTDFTDSEIAAVDAYLKRGGGALFMVEPGSSPKVAALLRELGIEQGNDLVVDDRNRLFFADSFAPQVAFFNEQILPYTGAPPAILPLAQSILPVTPTRPGVLSAPFAFTGTDTWADKDRAAVEEIPVFQEGVDLRGPIPVAAIARLPGSDETSGSVVVVGDAEFATNLYVGTLGNRDFFLNLAHLASRAEALIGSRREILPGGTFSRIHMTAPQARTLFWISVVLLPGTMLLLGGLIGWRRRVRSAG; encoded by the coding sequence GTGGCGAGGCGTCGTGTGAAGTCGCGCTCGACGACGATGAACTGGGTCTGGCTCGGCGTCGAGGCCCTGCTCGCGCTGACCATCGCCTTCCTCGTCATCGTGCTGGCGTGGGCGCACAACGTGACGCTCGACCTGACGCCGACGAAGGAGCACACGCTGTCCGATCAGGCGCAGCGCACCGCGCGGCGTCTCGACAAGGACGTGCGGATCACCGTCTTCTACAACAGCCAGGAGCAGGGCCGCGTCCGCCAGATCAAGGACCTGCTGCGGCGCTTCGCCGACCAGTCGAGCCACATCACGTTCCGCATGCTCGACCTCGACCGCAGCCCGCTGCTCGCCAATCGCTACGGCATCGTCAATTACAACACCGGCGTCGTCGAGAGCGGCGATCGCGAGCTGCTCGTGCGCGACGTGAGCGAGGACGAGCTGACCACGGCGCTCATCAAGCTGATCGAGGGACGCGAGCGCATCGCGCTGTTCACCGTCGGGCACGGTGAGAACGACCCGAAGAGCGCCGATCCGCGCAGCGGCCTGTCGCAGGCGGCGAAGGCGCTCGAGGCGGAGAACTACCGCATCGAGAGCACGACCGATCTGCGCGGCGGCATCCCGGACGAGGTGGTGCTGCTCGTCGTCGCGAACCCGCGCACCGACTTCACCGACAGCGAGATCGCCGCGGTCGACGCCTACCTGAAGCGTGGCGGCGGCGCGCTGTTCATGGTCGAGCCGGGCTCGTCGCCGAAGGTCGCGGCGCTCTTGCGCGAGCTCGGCATCGAGCAGGGCAACGACCTCGTGGTCGACGATCGCAACCGGCTGTTCTTCGCCGACAGCTTCGCGCCGCAGGTCGCGTTCTTCAACGAGCAGATCCTGCCGTACACGGGCGCGCCGCCCGCGATCCTGCCGCTCGCGCAGTCGATCCTGCCGGTCACGCCCACGCGTCCGGGCGTGCTGTCCGCGCCGTTCGCCTTCACCGGCACCGACACCTGGGCCGACAAGGACCGCGCGGCGGTCGAGGAGATTCCGGTGTTCCAGGAGGGCGTCGATCTGCGCGGTCCGATCCCGGTCGCCGCGATCGCGCGGCTCCCGGGCAGCGACGAGACCAGCGGCTCGGTGGTGGTCGTCGGCGACGCCGAGTTCGCGACCAACCTGTACGTCGGAACGCTCGGCAACCGCGACTTCTTCCTGAACCTCGCCCACCTCGCGAGCCGCGCCGAGGCGCTGATCGGGTCGCGGCGCGAGATCCTGCCGGGCGGAACGTTCTCGCGGATCCACATGACGGCGCCGCAGGCGAGGACGCTGTTCTGGATCTCGGTCGTGCTGCTGCCCGGCACGATGCTGCTGCTCGGCGGCCTCATCGGCTGGCGGCGCCGCGTCCGGAGTGCCGGGTGA
- a CDS encoding DUF4340 domain-containing protein, translating to MSADVRVADEHWIDDASGDRPPFRRLLIMAGVAAVLAVAVGATVLPGLAPPVPTRTGEPLVEIDPKKVRVIEITPREGPSYAFVRNEQGWELIRQGGSMMVPDDRLDGFLTTLAGLTRLVEIGDDVDPTEFGLAPPRARVALRNGEEVTLALGDRNPPLTGLYVQVLPSSKIVLVGAVLLWEFDKLAALARTQPVEP from the coding sequence GTGAGCGCCGACGTTCGCGTCGCAGACGAGCACTGGATCGACGACGCTTCGGGCGATCGCCCACCGTTTCGCCGCCTGCTGATCATGGCGGGTGTCGCGGCCGTGCTCGCGGTCGCGGTCGGAGCGACCGTGCTTCCCGGGCTCGCGCCGCCGGTGCCGACGCGCACCGGCGAGCCGCTCGTCGAGATCGATCCGAAGAAGGTGCGCGTGATCGAGATCACGCCGCGCGAAGGACCGTCGTACGCGTTCGTGCGCAACGAGCAGGGCTGGGAGCTGATCCGTCAGGGCGGATCGATGATGGTTCCTGACGACCGTTTGGACGGGTTTCTCACGACACTTGCCGGCTTGACGCGCCTCGTCGAGATCGGTGACGATGTCGACCCGACCGAGTTCGGCCTCGCGCCGCCGCGCGCTCGTGTCGCACTGCGTAATGGAGAAGAGGTCACGCTCGCGCTCGGCGATCGCAATCCGCCATTGACCGGTTTGTACGTTCAGGTATTGCCGAGTTCGAAGATCGTCCTGGTCGGCGCCGTCTTACTGTGGGAATTCGACAAGCTCGCTGCACTGGCCCGGACCCAGCCCGTTGAGCCGTGA
- a CDS encoding DUF1329 domain-containing protein, producing the protein MQKTSRLVLGIAALALVLAPAAGWAEEEYILNKDNWQKAEGLLPDPVLKRVKAGDYQFKVVPLDAQKFRENYSSAYWAASEANEGKYELDEETCGLKDKATGQMPDWVFGKPFPKIDPKDPQAACKVAWNFYLANQMGEGAGATFTLNGIDRNGEFRRIKLWLHANSYLGRHKKAESNPENLRGTTLSHALEPADAEGVNILGQQVNDWTSQDNIWAYIPQTRRSRRVNAASRSDPISGLDIFSDDLNCYAGKVEYYKWKMAGEGEVLAPIVGPYALKQNPTDSPTRFDVPIPYLRGAYETPGAEGAPWQITENLVFVKRPVWILEGESTDPYYNFGKVIMYVDKEMSRIYWKNVHNRAGEYFYTAMCGYHFSKSDDGTYSATTPNMVMGVNDKTDRAALGGRYSSQFLERNFDPQYFSLRSLSRLSD; encoded by the coding sequence ATGCAGAAGACGAGCAGGCTCGTACTCGGCATTGCTGCGCTGGCGCTCGTCCTCGCGCCCGCCGCAGGCTGGGCCGAGGAAGAGTACATCCTGAACAAGGACAACTGGCAGAAGGCCGAGGGCTTGCTGCCGGATCCGGTGCTGAAGCGCGTCAAGGCGGGCGACTACCAGTTCAAGGTGGTGCCGCTCGACGCGCAGAAGTTCCGCGAGAACTACAGCTCGGCTTACTGGGCCGCGTCGGAGGCCAACGAGGGTAAGTACGAGCTCGACGAGGAGACCTGCGGCCTGAAGGACAAGGCCACCGGCCAGATGCCGGACTGGGTCTTCGGCAAGCCGTTCCCGAAGATCGATCCGAAGGATCCGCAGGCCGCCTGCAAGGTCGCGTGGAACTTTTATCTTGCCAACCAGATGGGCGAGGGCGCGGGCGCGACGTTCACGCTCAACGGCATCGACCGCAACGGCGAGTTCCGCCGCATCAAGCTGTGGCTGCATGCGAACTCGTACCTGGGCCGCCACAAGAAGGCGGAGTCGAACCCGGAGAACCTGCGCGGCACGACGCTGTCGCACGCGCTGGAGCCGGCCGACGCCGAGGGCGTGAACATCCTCGGTCAGCAGGTCAACGACTGGACGTCGCAGGACAACATCTGGGCGTACATCCCGCAGACCCGTCGCTCGCGGCGTGTGAACGCGGCCTCGCGCTCGGATCCCATCTCGGGCCTCGACATCTTCTCGGACGACCTGAACTGCTACGCGGGTAAGGTCGAGTACTACAAGTGGAAGATGGCGGGTGAGGGCGAGGTGCTGGCGCCGATCGTCGGCCCGTACGCGCTCAAGCAGAACCCGACCGATTCGCCGACGCGCTTCGACGTTCCGATCCCGTACCTCCGTGGCGCCTACGAGACGCCGGGTGCGGAGGGCGCGCCGTGGCAGATCACCGAGAACCTGGTGTTCGTGAAGCGCCCGGTGTGGATCCTCGAGGGTGAGTCGACCGACCCCTACTACAACTTCGGCAAGGTCATCATGTACGTCGACAAGGAGATGAGCCGCATCTACTGGAAGAACGTCCACAACCGCGCGGGCGAGTACTTCTACACCGCGATGTGCGGCTACCACTTCTCGAAGAGCGACGACGGCACCTACAGCGCGACCACGCCGAACATGGTGATGGGCGTCAACGACAAGACCGACCGTGCGGCGCTCGGCGGCCGCTACTCGTCGCAGTTCCTCGAGCGCAACTTCGATCCGCAGTACTTCTCGCTGCGCTCGCTTTCCCGCCTCAGCGACTGA
- a CDS encoding Mrp/NBP35 family ATP-binding protein, protein MATTAKDVLEALKQVKYPGFSRDIVSFGIIRDIEVGGFGTTITLAPPADSPELIDKLRAEIVRVASALPGVGELTLVTAPPPTPQVAAPRPVQSGARAIPGVRNVIAVASGKGGVGKSTVAVNLALALARRGRVGLLDADVYGPSIPIMLGIEDVEPRVTEDRRIIPVEAHGLRTVSMGFFVDRERAVIWRGPMVTKLIVEFLRNVEWGELDYLVLDLPPGTGDVQLTLAQQLAMTGGVIVTTPQDVALADVKRGVRMFDQVKVPVLGVIENMSGHVCRSCGHVTDVFGRGGGERMAQELGVPSLGTIGLTGRVRDLADAGTPIVVAEPDHPVAKRFMEIADAIERGIAAKAGAS, encoded by the coding sequence ATGGCCACGACGGCGAAGGACGTCCTCGAAGCCCTGAAGCAGGTGAAATATCCGGGCTTCTCGCGCGACATCGTGTCCTTCGGGATCATCCGGGACATCGAGGTCGGCGGCTTCGGGACGACCATCACGCTTGCCCCACCGGCCGACAGCCCGGAGCTGATCGACAAGCTGCGGGCGGAGATCGTCCGGGTCGCCTCGGCGCTCCCCGGCGTCGGCGAGCTGACCCTGGTCACCGCCCCTCCCCCGACCCCGCAGGTCGCGGCACCGCGTCCGGTGCAGAGCGGCGCGCGCGCGATCCCGGGCGTCCGCAACGTCATCGCGGTCGCGAGCGGCAAGGGCGGCGTCGGCAAGTCGACGGTCGCGGTGAACCTGGCGCTGGCGCTCGCCCGGCGGGGGCGGGTCGGCCTGCTCGACGCCGACGTCTACGGACCGAGCATCCCGATCATGCTCGGCATCGAGGACGTGGAGCCGCGCGTCACCGAGGACCGACGCATCATCCCGGTCGAGGCGCACGGTCTGCGCACGGTGTCGATGGGCTTCTTCGTCGACCGCGAGCGCGCGGTGATCTGGCGCGGGCCGATGGTCACGAAGCTGATCGTCGAGTTCCTGCGCAACGTCGAGTGGGGCGAGCTCGACTACCTGGTGCTCGACCTGCCGCCCGGCACCGGCGACGTGCAGCTCACGCTCGCGCAGCAGCTCGCGATGACCGGCGGCGTGATCGTCACCACGCCGCAGGACGTCGCGCTCGCCGACGTCAAGCGCGGCGTGCGGATGTTCGATCAGGTGAAGGTTCCAGTGCTCGGCGTGATCGAGAACATGAGCGGGCACGTGTGCCGGAGCTGCGGCCACGTCACCGACGTGTTCGGGCGCGGCGGCGGCGAGCGCATGGCGCAGGAGCTCGGCGTGCCGTCGCTCGGCACGATCGGTCTCACGGGACGCGTGCGCGATCTCGCCGACGCGGGGACGCCGATCGTCGTCGCGGAGCCGGATCACCCGGTGGCGAAGCGCTTCATGGAGATCGCGGACGCGATCGAGCGCGGTATCGCGGCGAAGGCGGGCGCGAGCTGA